From Streptomyces sp. NBC_00683, one genomic window encodes:
- a CDS encoding type II toxin-antitoxin system Phd/YefM family antitoxin: MDDVKIVVERRFASDPIDYERLVSLVESTRERVVLTEADTPVSVLFPAEAVAELEHWARADYPVPASLPQDEEGEDANGTTWDVGRLRVEPLARPQEYGPYTRYVRADGRRVPFARGGTVIAVQLPADEAAWLADKTLHARQGYMDPEQAAAFEEFLARQPPVGEQER; the protein is encoded by the coding sequence ATGGATGATGTGAAGATCGTTGTTGAGCGTCGGTTCGCTTCGGACCCGATCGACTACGAGCGCCTCGTCTCGCTCGTCGAGTCCACCCGTGAGCGCGTTGTGCTGACAGAGGCAGACACGCCGGTGAGCGTGTTGTTCCCGGCGGAGGCAGTGGCCGAGCTGGAGCACTGGGCCCGCGCCGACTACCCCGTACCCGCATCGCTACCGCAGGACGAGGAAGGGGAGGACGCGAACGGGACGACGTGGGACGTCGGCCGGCTTCGGGTCGAGCCGTTGGCCAGGCCGCAGGAGTACGGCCCGTACACCCGGTACGTGCGCGCCGACGGCAGGCGCGTCCCCTTTGCCCGGGGCGGGACAGTGATCGCTGTACAACTGCCCGCCGACGAGGCGGCATGGCTTGCGGACAAGACCTTGCATGCACGCCAGGGATACATGGACCCCGAGCAGGCAGCAGCATTCGAAGAATTCCTGGCCCGACAGCCCCCGGTCGGCGAGCAGGAACGTTGA
- a CDS encoding carbonic anhydrase, with protein MNRAGRPDRGAQLGGDLAVAPVALADCSSTEAAPAAAGDSPGPRPTTPTAAFARLMEGNARWVSGDLHHPDRDPDRRQLLAQEQEPFGAILSCIDSRVPPELLFDTGLGDLYVMRTGGEAIGPVVTGSVEYGPMTSGTTLIVVLGHQRCGAIKAAYASIRDSKPLPGNLQAIVEALRPAYEHAAGEGGSDPVEAMARAQVTLTAADLRSNNDLAPLVGRGDLAVVGAYYSLDTGKVEVLGGAPS; from the coding sequence CCGGATCGTGGAGCGCAACTGGGCGGCGACCTCGCGGTTGCCCCCGTCGCGCTCGCAGATTGCTCGTCGACGGAGGCGGCCCCGGCGGCGGCCGGAGATTCACCCGGTCCTCGCCCGACCACGCCCACCGCGGCATTCGCGAGACTGATGGAAGGCAACGCCCGCTGGGTGAGCGGAGACCTCCACCACCCCGACCGGGATCCGGACCGGCGTCAGCTCCTGGCCCAGGAGCAGGAACCCTTCGGGGCGATCCTCTCGTGCATCGACTCCCGGGTGCCGCCTGAGCTCCTCTTCGACACGGGGCTGGGTGACCTCTACGTGATGCGCACGGGTGGGGAGGCGATCGGCCCGGTGGTCACCGGTTCCGTCGAGTACGGGCCCATGACCAGTGGAACCACACTCATCGTGGTCCTCGGCCACCAGCGCTGCGGCGCCATCAAGGCGGCGTACGCATCCATCCGTGACAGCAAGCCGCTGCCTGGCAACCTGCAGGCGATCGTCGAGGCTCTACGGCCGGCCTACGAACATGCGGCCGGGGAGGGCGGCTCCGACCCGGTCGAGGCCATGGCCCGCGCCCAGGTCACGTTGACCGCTGCCGACCTGCGCTCCAACAACGACCTCGCCCCACTCGTGGGAAGGGGCGACCTCGCCGTGGTCGGTGCCTACTACTCGCTCGACACCGGCAAGGTGGAGGTACTGGGCGGCGCGCCTTCCTGA